The sequence GCCATTCGCGGCGTAATTGGAACAGCCCGCCCCGTTCGAGCCTCCTTGCCTGCCGTACCCGTGCACGCCGATCCGAGTGATCAGCACGCTCTGTGTCGTGATCCGGACGTCACCCAGATCCTGGTCCGGCCAGCCCTGCTCGCCGATCAAGGGAACGAACGCGACGGCGAGGTCTTGTCAATAGGTGTGTAAAAGAAGATCAGGCGGCGGCCTTCTCGTTGCCCCGTTTCACACGCTCTCCGTCGACGTACACGACGCCCTCGGCCACGTCCGGCAAGAGCTCGGGCGCGTCGAGCCGGCGGAAGCGTTGTTCGGCGACGCCCAAGGTCTTCCAGATCACGGCGGTCGCGTTCTCGACCTTCTTGAACCGCTTCGCCGCCCCCGTCCGCAGCCGCACCGCGGCGAAGGGTGACTCCACCACGTTGGTCGTGCGCAGATGCTTCCAGTGCGCTTGCGGGAACGCGTAGAACGTCACGAGCCGCTCCCAGTCCTCGGCTAGGCGCTGGCCCGCGGCGGCGACCCCCTTCTTCGTGGCCCACGCCTGGAACGCCCGCTGCTGCCGCTCGGCCTCCGCGCGCGTCTCGGCGTAGGGGATCTGCGTGAGCAGCGCGCGCGCGTCGCCCTGCAGTGTCTTCGGCAGCGTGTCGAGCACGTTGACGATCCGGTGATTCCAGCAGCGCTGCTCCTCGGCCGTCGGGAACACGCTCGCTACCGCCCCCCAGATCCCGAGATGCCCGTCGGCAATCACCAGCCGCGGGGCCCGCAGCCCGCGCGCCTTGAGATCCCGGAGCAGCGCGGCCCAGCTCTCCGTCGATTCGCGATACCCGCTCTCCACCGCGAGCACGACCTTTTGTCCGTCGCGCAGCCCC is a genomic window of Candidatus Methylomirabilota bacterium containing:
- a CDS encoding IS256 family transposase; protein product: MKEQSIIEVAASRPGWDALERYAREGIQRWLQQLLEEEVEEALGRRRYERREGVDAAPGYRNGVGKPRRLSLMSGTITVRRPRVRGLAARFESQLLPLFKRRTEEVGRLLPELYLHGLAQGDFDLALRGLLGTGAPLSAASIARLKAGWQAEYETWKRRRLDDLEPVYVWADGIYVKAGLEKDKAAMLVLIAGLRDGQKVVLAVESGYRESTESWAALLRDLKARGLRAPRLVIADGHLGIWGAVASVFPTAEEQRCWNHRIVNVLDTLPKTLQGDARALLTQIPYAETRAEAERQQRAFQAWATKKGVAAAGQRLAEDWERLVTFYAFPQAHWKHLRTTNVVESPFAAVRLRTGAAKRFKKVENATAVIWKTLGVAEQRFRRLDAPELLPDVAEGVVYVDGERVKRGNEKAAA